One segment of Brassica napus cultivar Da-Ae chromosome C3, Da-Ae, whole genome shotgun sequence DNA contains the following:
- the LOC106452264 gene encoding oxysterol-binding protein-related protein 2A isoform X1, translating into MRVKELHPLCCITLESPHGIDDNNRPPVEPVTNLTRSRSLPATSLSGGSDRRKVTSVGSESVAGILHKWTNFGKGWRSRWFLLRNGILSYSKIRRPENLNLLSPSEDVRLIGDVSAGRLSRMDSCSGRRKQQNTVGIVHLKISSFRESKSEDRKFYIFTATKTLHLRTDSISDRAAWLQALASTKCIFPLRSLNGDFSFTSPKDLSITTERLKKRLHEEGINDNLVKECEQIMLSEFSEMHEQIKLLHEERTNLFDALRQLETANLEAETSGNDDNGYQLTKHGFSSLGRGKYSECSTTASSDDKQEFEYVSEEDEPSFHDTKGYFNEPNVGSGSNGYTDIKRRTKLPNPAEKEKGVSLWSMIKDNVGKDLTRVCLPVYFNEPTSSLQKCFEDLEYSYLLDRAYEHGKSGNGLLRALNVAAFAVSGYASTEGRHCKPFNPLLGETYEADFPEKGIRFFSEKVSHHPTVIACHCEGKGWKFWGDTNLKSKFWGRSIQVEPVGVLTLEFDDGEVFQWSKVTSTIYNIILGKLYCDHHGVMQIRGNRQYSCTLKFKEQSILERNPHQVNGYVEDVSAKKAATVFGKWDDSLYYVAGEGVSKTKVSDPASNASLLWRRTKPPPNVTRYNLTSFAITMNELTPGLEEMLPPTDSRLRPDQRHLENGEYEKANLEKQRLERRQRMSRQLQESGWRPRWFDKQVESETFKYTGVYWEARGHRTWDDCPDIFGEFTEEQLADSA; encoded by the exons atGCGGGTGAAGGAGCTGCATCCTCTCTGCTGCATCACTCTGGAGAGTCCACATGGGATTGATGATAATAACAGGCCACCGGTGGAGCCGGTGACGAATTTGACTAGGTCGAGGAGTCTACCGGCGACGTCGTTATCCGGTGGATCGGACCGGAGGAAAGTGACATCGGTTGGATCGGAGTCGGTGGCTGGGATCTTACACAAGTGGACCAACTTCGGCAAAGGATGGAGATCTAGATGGTTCCTCCTCCGCAACGGAATCTTGTCTTACTCCAAGATCCGGCGACCGGAGAATCTGAATCTTCTCTCTCCTTCGGAAGATGTGAGGCTCATCGGAGATGTCTCCGCCGGTCGTCTCTCGAGGATGGATAGTTGCAGTGGTCGCCGGAAACAGCAGAACACCGTCGGCATTGTTCATCTCAAG ATTTCTTCTTTCAGAGAAAGCAAGTCTGAAGATAGAAAGTTCTATATATTCACAGCTACTAAGACTCTTCATCTGAGGACTGATTCTATAAGTGATAGAGCAGCTTGGTTACAAGCTTTAGCATCTACAAAATGCATTTTCCCTCTCCGGTCACTTAATGGTGATTTCTCCTTCACCTCACCAAAGGATTTGTCCATAACAACCGAGAGACTAAAGAAACGGTTGCACGAAGAGGGAATAAACGATAATCTTGTAAAAGAGTGCGAGCAGATCATGCTCTCAGAGTTTTCTGAAATGCATGAACAAATCAAACTTCTACATGAAGAACGGACCAATTTGTTTGATGCATTGAGACAGCTAGAG ACAGCTAATCTTGAAGCTGAAACATCAGGGAACGATGACAATGGCTACCAATTAACTAAGCATGGATTTTCAAGCCTAGGACGTGGAAAATATAGTG AATGCAGCACAACTGCTTCATCTGATGATAAACAAGAGTTTGAGTATGTGTCCGAGGAAGATGAGCCTTCCTTCCATGACACAAAGGGGTACTTTAATGAACCTAATGTTGGTTCTGGATCCAATGGATACACTGATATAAAGAGAAGAACAAAACTTCCTAATCCAGCTGAAAAAGAGAAAGGTGTCAGTCTTTGGTCTATGATCAAAGACAACGTTGGAAAAGATCTCACCCGAGTTTGCCTCCCTGTGTATTTCAATGAACCAACATCATCCCTTCAAAAGTGCTTTGAAGACTTAGAGTACTCTTATCTTCTGGACCGAGCATATGAACATGGAAAATCT GGGAACGGTCTCTTAAGAGCCTTAAACGTTGCGGCTTTTGCTGTCTCTGGATATGCTTCCACTGAAGGCCGTCACTGTAAGCCATTCAACCCTTTGCTTGGAGAAACCTATGAAGCTGACTTTCCTGAAAAGGGGATACGTTTCTTCTCTGAAAAG GTCAGCCACCACCCAACAGTTATCGCCTGCCACTGTGAAGGTAAAGGGTGGAAGTTCTGGGGTGACACTAACCTCAAGTCAAAGTTTTGGGGGAGATCTATTCAAGTTGAACCTGTAGGAGTTTTGACTCTGGAGTTTGATGATGGAGAAGTATTTCAATGGAGCAAG GTAACATCAACTATATACAATATCATACTAGGTAAACTCTACTGTGATCATCATGGTGTGATGCAAATCCGTGGGAACCGCCAATATTCTTGTACTCTCAAGTTTAAGGAGCAATCCATACTTGAGAGGAATCCTCATCAG GTAAATGGTTATGTAGAAGACGTGTCTGCCAAGAAAGCTGCAACGGTGTTTGGTAAATGGGATGATAGCCTTTACTATGTTGCTGGTGAAGGAGTCAGCAAGACGAAAGTCAGTGATCCCGCATCAAATGCCTCGTTACTATGGAGAAGGACCAAACCACCGCCTAATGTAACTAGATACAACTTAACCTCATTTGCCATTACCATGAACGAGCTAACACCTGGTTTGGAG GAGATGCTTCCTCCCACGGACTCTAGGCTCAGGCCAGATCAACGGCATCTAGAGAATGGTGAATATGAGAAGGCAAACTTAGAGAAACAACGGTtagaaagaagacaaagaaTG TCACGGCAACTTCAGGAAAGCGGGTGGAGACCGAGATGGTTCGATAAACAAGTAGAAAGTGAAACCTTCAAGTACACAGGAGTTTACTGGGAAGCACGAGGACACAGGACTTGGGATGATTGTCCCGACATCTTCGGTGAGTTCACAGAAGAGCAGCTAGCTGATTCTGCTTAA
- the LOC106452264 gene encoding oxysterol-binding protein-related protein 2A isoform X3 produces MRVKELHPLCCITLESPHGIDDNNRPPVEPVTNLTRSRSLPATSLSGGSDRRKVTSVGSESVAGILHKWTNFGKGWRSRWFLLRNGILSYSKIRRPENLNLLSPSEDVRLIGDVSAGRLSRMDSCSGRRKQQNTVGIVHLKVLDLILDFQKQISSFRESKSEDRKFYIFTATKTLHLRTDSISDRAAWLQALASTKCIFPLRSLNGDFSFTSPKDLSITTERLKKRLHEEGINDNLVKECEQIMLSEFSEMHEQIKLLHEERTNLFDALRQLETANLEAETSGNDDNGYQLTKHGFSSLGRGKYSECSTTASSDDKQEFEYVSEEDEPSFHDTKGYFNEPNVGSGSNGYTDIKRRTKLPNPAEKEKGVSLWSMIKDNVGKDLTRVCLPVYFNEPTSSLQKCFEDLEYSYLLDRAYEHGKSGNGLLRALNVAAFAVSGYASTEGRHCKPFNPLLGETYEADFPEKGIRFFSEKVSHHPTVIACHCEGKGWKFWGDTNLKSKFWGRSIQVEPVGVLTLEFDDGEVFQWSKVTSTIYNIILGKLYCDHHGVMQIRGNRQYSCTLKFKEQSILERNPHQVNGYVEDVSAKKAATVFGKWDDSLYYVAGEGVSKTKVSDPASNASLLWRRTKPPPNVTRYNLTSFAITMNELTPGLEEMLPPTDSRLRPDQRHLENGEYEKANLEKQRLERRQRMSRQLQESGWRPRWFDKQVESETFKYTGVYWEARGHRTWDDCPDIFGEFTEEQLADSA; encoded by the exons atGCGGGTGAAGGAGCTGCATCCTCTCTGCTGCATCACTCTGGAGAGTCCACATGGGATTGATGATAATAACAGGCCACCGGTGGAGCCGGTGACGAATTTGACTAGGTCGAGGAGTCTACCGGCGACGTCGTTATCCGGTGGATCGGACCGGAGGAAAGTGACATCGGTTGGATCGGAGTCGGTGGCTGGGATCTTACACAAGTGGACCAACTTCGGCAAAGGATGGAGATCTAGATGGTTCCTCCTCCGCAACGGAATCTTGTCTTACTCCAAGATCCGGCGACCGGAGAATCTGAATCTTCTCTCTCCTTCGGAAGATGTGAGGCTCATCGGAGATGTCTCCGCCGGTCGTCTCTCGAGGATGGATAGTTGCAGTGGTCGCCGGAAACAGCAGAACACCGTCGGCATTGTTCATCTCAAGGTTCTTGATTTGATTCTTGATTTTCAAAAG CAGATTTCTTCTTTCAGAGAAAGCAAGTCTGAAGATAGAAAGTTCTATATATTCACAGCTACTAAGACTCTTCATCTGAGGACTGATTCTATAAGTGATAGAGCAGCTTGGTTACAAGCTTTAGCATCTACAAAATGCATTTTCCCTCTCCGGTCACTTAATGGTGATTTCTCCTTCACCTCACCAAAGGATTTGTCCATAACAACCGAGAGACTAAAGAAACGGTTGCACGAAGAGGGAATAAACGATAATCTTGTAAAAGAGTGCGAGCAGATCATGCTCTCAGAGTTTTCTGAAATGCATGAACAAATCAAACTTCTACATGAAGAACGGACCAATTTGTTTGATGCATTGAGACAGCTAGAG ACAGCTAATCTTGAAGCTGAAACATCAGGGAACGATGACAATGGCTACCAATTAACTAAGCATGGATTTTCAAGCCTAGGACGTGGAAAATATAGTG AATGCAGCACAACTGCTTCATCTGATGATAAACAAGAGTTTGAGTATGTGTCCGAGGAAGATGAGCCTTCCTTCCATGACACAAAGGGGTACTTTAATGAACCTAATGTTGGTTCTGGATCCAATGGATACACTGATATAAAGAGAAGAACAAAACTTCCTAATCCAGCTGAAAAAGAGAAAGGTGTCAGTCTTTGGTCTATGATCAAAGACAACGTTGGAAAAGATCTCACCCGAGTTTGCCTCCCTGTGTATTTCAATGAACCAACATCATCCCTTCAAAAGTGCTTTGAAGACTTAGAGTACTCTTATCTTCTGGACCGAGCATATGAACATGGAAAATCT GGGAACGGTCTCTTAAGAGCCTTAAACGTTGCGGCTTTTGCTGTCTCTGGATATGCTTCCACTGAAGGCCGTCACTGTAAGCCATTCAACCCTTTGCTTGGAGAAACCTATGAAGCTGACTTTCCTGAAAAGGGGATACGTTTCTTCTCTGAAAAG GTCAGCCACCACCCAACAGTTATCGCCTGCCACTGTGAAGGTAAAGGGTGGAAGTTCTGGGGTGACACTAACCTCAAGTCAAAGTTTTGGGGGAGATCTATTCAAGTTGAACCTGTAGGAGTTTTGACTCTGGAGTTTGATGATGGAGAAGTATTTCAATGGAGCAAG GTAACATCAACTATATACAATATCATACTAGGTAAACTCTACTGTGATCATCATGGTGTGATGCAAATCCGTGGGAACCGCCAATATTCTTGTACTCTCAAGTTTAAGGAGCAATCCATACTTGAGAGGAATCCTCATCAG GTAAATGGTTATGTAGAAGACGTGTCTGCCAAGAAAGCTGCAACGGTGTTTGGTAAATGGGATGATAGCCTTTACTATGTTGCTGGTGAAGGAGTCAGCAAGACGAAAGTCAGTGATCCCGCATCAAATGCCTCGTTACTATGGAGAAGGACCAAACCACCGCCTAATGTAACTAGATACAACTTAACCTCATTTGCCATTACCATGAACGAGCTAACACCTGGTTTGGAG GAGATGCTTCCTCCCACGGACTCTAGGCTCAGGCCAGATCAACGGCATCTAGAGAATGGTGAATATGAGAAGGCAAACTTAGAGAAACAACGGTtagaaagaagacaaagaaTG TCACGGCAACTTCAGGAAAGCGGGTGGAGACCGAGATGGTTCGATAAACAAGTAGAAAGTGAAACCTTCAAGTACACAGGAGTTTACTGGGAAGCACGAGGACACAGGACTTGGGATGATTGTCCCGACATCTTCGGTGAGTTCACAGAAGAGCAGCTAGCTGATTCTGCTTAA
- the LOC106452264 gene encoding oxysterol-binding protein-related protein 2A isoform X2: MIKDNVGKDLTRVCLPVYFNEPTSSLQKCFEDLEYSYLLDRAYEHGKSGNGLLRALNVAAFAVSGYASTEGRHCKPFNPLLGETYEADFPEKGIRFFSEKVSHHPTVIACHCEGKGWKFWGDTNLKSKFWGRSIQVEPVGVLTLEFDDGEVFQWSKVTSTIYNIILGKLYCDHHGVMQIRGNRQYSCTLKFKEQSILERNPHQVNGYVEDVSAKKAATVFGKWDDSLYYVAGEGVSKTKVSDPASNASLLWRRTKPPPNVTRYNLTSFAITMNELTPGLEEMLPPTDSRLRPDQRHLENGEYEKANLEKQRLERRQRMSRQLQESGWRPRWFDKQVESETFKYTGVYWEARGHRTWDDCPDIFGEFTEEQLADSA; the protein is encoded by the exons ATGATCAAAGACAACGTTGGAAAAGATCTCACCCGAGTTTGCCTCCCTGTGTATTTCAATGAACCAACATCATCCCTTCAAAAGTGCTTTGAAGACTTAGAGTACTCTTATCTTCTGGACCGAGCATATGAACATGGAAAATCT GGGAACGGTCTCTTAAGAGCCTTAAACGTTGCGGCTTTTGCTGTCTCTGGATATGCTTCCACTGAAGGCCGTCACTGTAAGCCATTCAACCCTTTGCTTGGAGAAACCTATGAAGCTGACTTTCCTGAAAAGGGGATACGTTTCTTCTCTGAAAAG GTCAGCCACCACCCAACAGTTATCGCCTGCCACTGTGAAGGTAAAGGGTGGAAGTTCTGGGGTGACACTAACCTCAAGTCAAAGTTTTGGGGGAGATCTATTCAAGTTGAACCTGTAGGAGTTTTGACTCTGGAGTTTGATGATGGAGAAGTATTTCAATGGAGCAAG GTAACATCAACTATATACAATATCATACTAGGTAAACTCTACTGTGATCATCATGGTGTGATGCAAATCCGTGGGAACCGCCAATATTCTTGTACTCTCAAGTTTAAGGAGCAATCCATACTTGAGAGGAATCCTCATCAG GTAAATGGTTATGTAGAAGACGTGTCTGCCAAGAAAGCTGCAACGGTGTTTGGTAAATGGGATGATAGCCTTTACTATGTTGCTGGTGAAGGAGTCAGCAAGACGAAAGTCAGTGATCCCGCATCAAATGCCTCGTTACTATGGAGAAGGACCAAACCACCGCCTAATGTAACTAGATACAACTTAACCTCATTTGCCATTACCATGAACGAGCTAACACCTGGTTTGGAG GAGATGCTTCCTCCCACGGACTCTAGGCTCAGGCCAGATCAACGGCATCTAGAGAATGGTGAATATGAGAAGGCAAACTTAGAGAAACAACGGTtagaaagaagacaaagaaTG TCACGGCAACTTCAGGAAAGCGGGTGGAGACCGAGATGGTTCGATAAACAAGTAGAAAGTGAAACCTTCAAGTACACAGGAGTTTACTGGGAAGCACGAGGACACAGGACTTGGGATGATTGTCCCGACATCTTCGGTGAGTTCACAGAAGAGCAGCTAGCTGATTCTGCTTAA